A single window of Stigmatopora nigra isolate UIUO_SnigA chromosome 20, RoL_Snig_1.1, whole genome shotgun sequence DNA harbors:
- the LOC144213471 gene encoding uncharacterized protein LOC144213471 gives MQEHTQVKSHFRVQCVYKEGFTDKGNLKRHTTTHTGEKLFSCSVCGKAFIGKGHLIRHARTHTGDKPFSCSVCGQAFTHKQTLDRHTRTHTGEKPFSCSVCGQRFTLKGSLISHATRHTGEKRFPCSVCGKAFPQKQHLKTHTRTHTGEKPFSCLVCGKTFTRKGHLISHARTHTGGKPFSCSVCGKAFPQKQHLKTHTRSHTGEKPF, from the coding sequence atgcaagagcacacacaggtgaaaagccattttcgtgttcagtgtGTGTACAAGGAAGGATTCACAGACAAGGGAAACTTAAAACGgcacacaacaacacacactggtgaaaaactattttcttgTTCGGTTTGTGGTAAAGCATTCATAGGGAAGGGACACTTAATTAgacatgcaagaacacacacgggtgacaaaccattttcgtgttcagtttgtggtcaagcattcacACACAAGCAAACTTTAGAtaggcacacaagaacccacactggtgaaaaaccattttcgtgttcagtttgtggtcaaagattcacattgaagggaagcttaattagtcatgcaacaagacacactggtgaaaaacgaTTTCCGTGTTCAGTGTGCGGTAAAGCCTTTCCTCAAAAGCAAcacttaaaaacacacacaaggacccacactggtgaaaaaccattttcgtgtttagtttgtggtaaaacatttacacggAAGGGACACctaattagtcatgcaagaacccacactggtggaaaaccattttcatgttcagtgtGCGGTAAAGCCTTTCCTCAAAAGCAAcacttaaaaacacacacaagaagccacactggtgaaaaaccattttag
- the LOC144213446 gene encoding uncharacterized protein LOC144213446 isoform X1 — protein sequence MEMPSRTRSAKFQEENSTVCKMMHEKVPHRLQSFKNDLGADGQESVDLEGEVELPRNKEESEFPQHQMGDEQLPIKKEEEHFTWSLDAFGKREDVLGVARGVKEPANTTTWPLIKVEEPEFPQQQMGDEQLPIKKEEDYFTWSTVESVNRDYLGVASEGADPANITTWPLIKEEPEFLQQCKREEQPSIKNEEYVKWSTGEPFKSEPFKNENDQGVVNTGVEPLSVNSTEGWIAENVVAPLSDGNDLLFDDDDVKDVKKNPGGDKLCKCFQCGKTFGTKFSLKTHIRSHTGKKPFSCTVCGKRFTQKGNLNSHARTHTGDKPFSCSFCGQGFTQKETLKTHIRTHTGFRNNLGAYGQESVELSQNKKGELEFPQQQMEDEQSPIKKEEDHLTWSLSVFVKREDILSVASGGAEPANTTTWPIFKEEPEFPQQQMREEQLTIKKEEDFFTWSPGESVKRDYLGIAGKEVELSNITTWPLIKEEPEFPQQSNREEQSPVKNEECLKWSTGEPFKNENGPGVDNRGAELLSGSSTKRWQAGNLIAPLSNDNNLLFDEDDVEDVKENPRGNKLCKCSVWEKFWEKVKFEYTYDETHWGETFMYSLG from the exons gtttcaaaaatgatcttggtgctgatgggcaggagtctgttgaccttgaaggggaagttgagctcccccGAAACAAAGAGGagtcagagttccctcaacatcaaatgggagacgagcaacttcccatcaaaaaggaggaagagcatttcacctggtcacttgaTGCATTCGGCAAGAGGGAAGAtgttctgggcgtggccagGGGAGTGAAGGAGCCTGCAAACACCACAACATGGCCCCTAATTAAAgtggaggagccagagttccctcaacaacagatgggagacgagcaacttccaatcaaaaaggaggaagattaTTTCACCTGGTCAACAGTTGAATCCGTGAATAGGGattatctgggcgtggccagtgaAGGAGCGGATCCTGCAAACATCACAACATGGCCCCTAATTaaagaggagccagagttccttCAACAGTGTAAAAGAGAAGAGCAACCTTCAATCAAAAACGAGGAATatgtcaaatggtcaactggtgagcctttcaagagtgagcCTTTCAAGAATGAAAATGATCAGGGCGTAGTCAACACAGGGGTGGAGCCTCTGAGCGTAaactcaacagaaggatggatAGCAGAAAATGtagttgctcctttatcagatggcaacgACTTGCTTTTTGACGATGATGATGTTAAAgatgttaagaaaaatcccGGTGgcgacaaactctgcaaatgctttcagtgtgggaaaacttttgggaCAAAGTTTTCTTTGAAAACACATATAAGGAGCCATACTGGGAAGAAACCCTTCTCAtgtacagtttgtggtaaaagatttacacagaagggaaacttaaatagtcatgcaagaacccacacaggtgacaagccattttcgtgttcattttgtggtcaaggattcacacaAAAGGAAACTTTAAAAACGcacataagaacccacacag gtttcagaaataATCTTGGTGCTTATGGGCAGGAGTCTGTTGAGCTCTCCCAAAACAAAAAGGGGGAGttagagttccctcaacaacaaatggaaGACGAGCAATCTcccatcaaaaaggaggaagatcatttgACCTGGTCACTTAGTGTGTTCGTGAAGAGGGAAGATATTCTGAGCGTGGCcagtggaggggcggagcctgcaaacaccaCAACATGGCCCATATTTaaagaggagccagagttccctcaacaacaaatgagagagGAGCAACTtacaatcaaaaaggaggaagattttttcacctggtcaccaggtgagtcTGTGAAAAGGGATTATCTGGGAATCGCCGGCAAAGAGGTGGAGCTTTCAAACATCACAACATGGCCCCTAATTAAAGAGGaaccagagttccctcaacagtcCAATAGAGAAGAACAATCTCCAGTCAAAAATGAGGAATGTCTCAAatggtcaactggtgagcctttcaagaATGAAAATGGTCCGGGGGTGGACAAcagaggggcggagcttctGAGCGGCAGCTCAACAAAAAGATGGCAAGCAGGAAatttaattgctcctttatcaaATGACAACAATTTGCTTTTTGATGAAGATGATGTTGAAGATGTTAAGGAAAATCCCCGTGGGAataaactctgcaaatgctctGTGTGGGAAAAGTTTTGGGAAAAGGTCAAATTTGAATATACATATGATGAGACACACTGGGGGGAAACCTTTATGTACAGTTTGGGGTAA
- the LOC144213446 gene encoding uncharacterized protein LOC144213446 isoform X2: MEMPSRTRSAKFQEENSTVCKMMHEKVPHRLQSFKNDLGADGQESVDLEGEVELPRNKEESEFPQHQMGDEQLPIKKEEEHFTWSLDAFGKREDVLGVARGVKEPANTTTWPLIKVEEPEFPQQQMGDEQLPIKKEEDYFTWSTVESVNRDYLGVASEGADPANITTWPLIKEEPEFLQQCKREEQPSIKNEEYVKWSTGEPFKSEPFKNENDQGVVNTGVEPLSVNSTEGWIAENVVAPLSDGNDLLFDDDDVKDVKKNPGGDKLCKCFQCGKTFGTKFSLKTHIRSHTGKKPFSCTVCGKRFTQKGNLNSHARTHTGDKPFSCSFCGQGFTQKETLKTHIRTHTGEKPFSCSVCGQAFTHKGSLKRHTRTHTGEKPFSCSVCGQRFTRKGILISHARAHTGENPFSCSVCGQGFTDKGNLKRHTRTHTGEKTFLCLVCGQEFMHKQTLKRHTRTHTGEKPFWCSVCGQRFTRKGILICHARTHMGEKPFTCSVCGQGYIDKGSLKRHTRTHTGEKPFSCSVCGQRFTRKGSLIGHSRIHAGEQPFLCSVCGKTFTRKDSSEAHLRTHTGEKPFLCSVCGKTFTEKDILKRHNNSHC; encoded by the coding sequence gtttcaaaaatgatcttggtgctgatgggcaggagtctgttgaccttgaaggggaagttgagctcccccGAAACAAAGAGGagtcagagttccctcaacatcaaatgggagacgagcaacttcccatcaaaaaggaggaagagcatttcacctggtcacttgaTGCATTCGGCAAGAGGGAAGAtgttctgggcgtggccagGGGAGTGAAGGAGCCTGCAAACACCACAACATGGCCCCTAATTAAAgtggaggagccagagttccctcaacaacagatgggagacgagcaacttccaatcaaaaaggaggaagattaTTTCACCTGGTCAACAGTTGAATCCGTGAATAGGGattatctgggcgtggccagtgaAGGAGCGGATCCTGCAAACATCACAACATGGCCCCTAATTaaagaggagccagagttccttCAACAGTGTAAAAGAGAAGAGCAACCTTCAATCAAAAACGAGGAATatgtcaaatggtcaactggtgagcctttcaagagtgagcCTTTCAAGAATGAAAATGATCAGGGCGTAGTCAACACAGGGGTGGAGCCTCTGAGCGTAaactcaacagaaggatggatAGCAGAAAATGtagttgctcctttatcagatggcaacgACTTGCTTTTTGACGATGATGATGTTAAAgatgttaagaaaaatcccGGTGgcgacaaactctgcaaatgctttcagtgtgggaaaacttttgggaCAAAGTTTTCTTTGAAAACACATATAAGGAGCCATACTGGGAAGAAACCCTTCTCAtgtacagtttgtggtaaaagatttacacagaagggaaacttaaatagtcatgcaagaacccacacaggtgacaagccattttcgtgttcattttgtggtcaaggattcacacaAAAGGAAACTTTAAAAACGcacataagaacccacacaggtgagaaaccattttcgtgttcagtttgtggtcaagcattcacacacaagggaagcttaaaaaggcacacaagaacccacactggtgaaaaaccattttcgtgttcagtttgtggtcaaagatttacACGGAAAGGAAtcttaattagtcatgcaagagcacacacgggtgaaaatccattttcgtgttcagtgtgtggtcaaggattcacagacaagggaaacttaaaacggcacacaagaacccacactggtgaaaaaacatttttgtgtttagtTTGTGGTCAAGAATTCATGCACAAGCAAaccttaaaaaggcacacaagaacccacactggtgaaaaaccgttttggtgttcagtttgtggtcaaagattcacacggaaGGGGATCTTAATttgtcatgcaagaacacacatgggtgaaaagccatttacgtgttcagtttgtggtcaaggatacATAgacaagggaagcttaaaaaggcacacaagaacccacactggtgaaaaaccattttcgtgttcagtttgtggtcaaagattcacacggaaGGGAAGCTTAATTGGTCATTCAAGAATCCACGCAGGTGAACAACCTTTTTTGTGCTCAGTTTgcggtaaaacatttacacgcAAGGACAGCTCAGAAGCTcacctaagaacccacactggtgaaaaaccatttttgtgttcagtttgtggtaaaacatttactgagaaggacattttaaaaagacacaatAACTCACACTGCTGA